From a single Brassica rapa cultivar Chiifu-401-42 chromosome A01, CAAS_Brap_v3.01, whole genome shotgun sequence genomic region:
- the LOC103848951 gene encoding probable ADP-ribosylation factor GTPase-activating protein AGD11 isoform X2 produces MSLGQEHDNPFEVSDPRDRLEKLLKQPANKYCADCGSPEPKWVSLSLGVFICIKCSGVHRSLGVHITKVLSVKLDDWTDDQVDMLAEYGGNTVVNQRFEACNIDHLKKPKPDSNNDERNDFIRKKYELHQFMDPKDCALCPYQQPSKINDSTPSLCSANHRSTKNRIGNAFRNSWGRRESDHKGHKKSNSLAGMIEFVGLIKVNVVKGTNLAVRDVMTSDPYVILTLGQQSVKTRVIKNNLNPVWNETLMLSIPEQMPPLKVLVYDKDTFSTDDFMGEAEIDIQPLVSAAKAYETSSIKEPMQLGSWVASKENTLVSDGIISQEEGKVKQDISLRLQKVERGVLEIQLECVPLTQ; encoded by the exons ATGTCTCTCGGCCAAGAACATGACAATCCTTTTGAAGTTTCTG ATCCTCGAGATCGGTTAGAGAAGTTGCTGAAACAACCTGCGAATAAATATTGTGCTGACTGTGGATCTCCTGAACCAAAATGGGT ATCGTTAAGTCTCGGTGTGTTTATCTGCATAAAATGTTCTGGTGTACACAGAAGCCTTGGAGTTCATATAACAAAG GTCTTATCAGTTAAGCTAGATGATTGGACAGATGATCAAGTTGATATGCTCGCAGAGTACGGTGGAAACACTGTGGTGAACCAGAGATTCGAAGCTTGCAACATCGACCATTTAAAGAAACCCAAACCTGATTCCAATAATGATGAACGCAATGATTTCATCAG AAAGAAGTATGAGCTGCACCAGTTTATGGACCCAAAAGATTGTGCTCTGTGCCCTTATCAGCAGCCTAGCAAGATAAATGATTCGACACCGTCTTTATGTTCTGCAAACCACCGTTCTACGAAAAACCGTATTGGTAATGCATTTAGGAATAGCTGGGGAAGAAGAGAATCTGATCACaaaggccacaagaagagcaaTTCTCTG GCAGGTATGATTGAGTTTGTCGGATTGATTAAGGTTAATGTGGTTAAAGGAACTAACTTAGCGGTCCGAGATGTGATGACCAGTGATCCTTATGTTATCCTTACTCTTGGCCAACAA TCGGTTAAAACAAGGGTAATAAAGAACAACTTGAATCCTGTGTGGAATGAGACGCTGATGCTTTCTATACCTGAGCAGATGCCTCCTCTCAAAGTG TTGGTATACGACAAGGATACGTTCTCGACAGATGATTTCATGGGGGAGGCAGAGATAGACATACAACCACTGGTGAGTGCAGCGAAAGCTTACGAGACATCGAGCATTAAAGAGCCGATGCAGCTGGGGAGCTGGGTGGCGAGCAAAGAGAACACGTTGGTGAGCGATGGAATAATCTCACAGGAAGAAGGGAAAGTGAAACAAGACATATCACTCAGGCTTCAAAAGGTGGAGAGAGGTGTTCTTGAGATACAACTTGAATGTGTTCCTCTCACTCAATGA
- the LOC103848984 gene encoding TBC1 domain family member 2B produces the protein MFGIQNRRDLTMELQSQIPILRPSIHARRANIVVKFQDMYSFTVEGNVDDVNVLNEVRERVRNQGRVWWALEASKGANWYLQPEILLIGALKKTSLKISALANAITLKRLVRKGIPPVLRPKVWFSVSGAAKKKSTVPESYYSDLTKAVDGMVTPATLQIDHDLPRTFPGHPWLDTPEGHAALRRVLVGYSFRDSDVGYCQGLNYVAALLLLVMKTEEDAFWMLAVLLENVLVRDCYTTNLSGCHVEQRVFKDLLAQKCPRIATHLEDMGFDVSLVATEWFLCLFSKSLPSETTLRLWDVLFYEGAKVLFHAALAIFKMKENELLMTHQVGDVINIIHTTSHQLFDPDELLTVAFEKIGSMTTNTISKQRKKQEPAVMAELDQRLRRLNSLKETGKNT, from the exons ATGTTCGGGATCCAAAACAGACGAGACTTAACCATGGAGCTCCAATCCCAAATCCCAATCCTCCGCCCCAGCATCCACGCCCGACGAGCCAACATCGTCGTCAAGTTCCAAGACATGTACTCCTTCACGGTGGAAGGCAACGTCGACGACGTCAACGTCTTAAAcgaagtgagagagagagtgaggaACCAAGGGAGAGTCTGGTGGGCTCTGGAAGCTAGCAAGGGAGCTAACTGGTATCTCCAGCCTGAGATTCTCTTGATCGGCGCGTTGAAGAAAACGTCTCTAAAGATCTCGGCTTTGGCGAATGCGATCACGCTGAAGAGGTTGGTTAGGAAAGGGATACCGCCGGTGTTGAGGCCTAAGGTTTGGTTCTCTGTTTCTGGTGCTGCTAAGAAGAAGTCTACTGTTCCCGAGAGTTATTACAGTGATTTGACTAAGGCTGTTGATGGGATGGTCACGCCTGCGACGTTGCAGATTGATCAT GATCTGCCAAGGACTTTCCCTGGCCATCCGTGGTTAGACACTCCTGAAGGTCATGCTGCTCTACGGCGTGTACTTGTTGGGTATTCATTTCGAGATTCTGATGTTGGCTATTGTCAG ggACTAAACTATGTTGCGGCGTTACTATTACTTGTGATGAAGACAGAAGAAGACGCGTTCTGGATGCTAGCTGTTCTTTTGGAAAACGTATTAGTCCGTGACTGCTACACAACCAACTTGTCTGGATGCCATGTTGAGCAGAGGGTTTTCAAAGATTTGCTTGCCCAAAAATGTCCAAG AATAGCTACTCATCTTGAGGATATGGGCTTTGATGTTTCCCTTGTAGCCACGGAATGGTTCCTATGCCTCTTCTCCAAAAGCCTTCCTTCTGAG ACAACTCTAAGACTGTGGGATGTACTTTTCTATGAAGGAGCAAAGGTTCTTTTCCACGCAGCTTTGGCCATATTCAAG ATGAAAGAAAACGAGTTGCTTATGACTCACCAGGTCGGTGATGTAATCAACATAATACATACCACCTCACACCAGCTCTTTGACCCTGATGAGTTACTAACG gtGGCGTTTGAGAAGATTGGATCGATGACTACAAACACAATATCTAAGCAGAGGAAGAAGCAGGAACCGGCAGTGATGGCAGAACTTGACCAGAGACTTAGGAGACTCAACTCTCTTAAAGAAACTGGTAAGAACACATAA
- the LOC103848951 gene encoding probable ADP-ribosylation factor GTPase-activating protein AGD11 isoform X1 — translation MSLGQEHDNPFEVSGSHACLYDLLCLETSNETLENDFQTSSSDPRDRLEKLLKQPANKYCADCGSPEPKWVSLSLGVFICIKCSGVHRSLGVHITKVLSVKLDDWTDDQVDMLAEYGGNTVVNQRFEACNIDHLKKPKPDSNNDERNDFIRKKYELHQFMDPKDCALCPYQQPSKINDSTPSLCSANHRSTKNRIGNAFRNSWGRRESDHKGHKKSNSLAGMIEFVGLIKVNVVKGTNLAVRDVMTSDPYVILTLGQQSVKTRVIKNNLNPVWNETLMLSIPEQMPPLKVLVYDKDTFSTDDFMGEAEIDIQPLVSAAKAYETSSIKEPMQLGSWVASKENTLVSDGIISQEEGKVKQDISLRLQKVERGVLEIQLECVPLTQ, via the exons ATGTCTCTCGGCCAAGAACATGACAATCCTTTTGAAGTTTCTG GGTCGCATGCTTGCTTATATGACCTGTTATGTTTAGAGACATCAAACGAGACTCTTGAAAATGATTTTCAGACATCTTCTTCTG ATCCTCGAGATCGGTTAGAGAAGTTGCTGAAACAACCTGCGAATAAATATTGTGCTGACTGTGGATCTCCTGAACCAAAATGGGT ATCGTTAAGTCTCGGTGTGTTTATCTGCATAAAATGTTCTGGTGTACACAGAAGCCTTGGAGTTCATATAACAAAG GTCTTATCAGTTAAGCTAGATGATTGGACAGATGATCAAGTTGATATGCTCGCAGAGTACGGTGGAAACACTGTGGTGAACCAGAGATTCGAAGCTTGCAACATCGACCATTTAAAGAAACCCAAACCTGATTCCAATAATGATGAACGCAATGATTTCATCAG AAAGAAGTATGAGCTGCACCAGTTTATGGACCCAAAAGATTGTGCTCTGTGCCCTTATCAGCAGCCTAGCAAGATAAATGATTCGACACCGTCTTTATGTTCTGCAAACCACCGTTCTACGAAAAACCGTATTGGTAATGCATTTAGGAATAGCTGGGGAAGAAGAGAATCTGATCACaaaggccacaagaagagcaaTTCTCTG GCAGGTATGATTGAGTTTGTCGGATTGATTAAGGTTAATGTGGTTAAAGGAACTAACTTAGCGGTCCGAGATGTGATGACCAGTGATCCTTATGTTATCCTTACTCTTGGCCAACAA TCGGTTAAAACAAGGGTAATAAAGAACAACTTGAATCCTGTGTGGAATGAGACGCTGATGCTTTCTATACCTGAGCAGATGCCTCCTCTCAAAGTG TTGGTATACGACAAGGATACGTTCTCGACAGATGATTTCATGGGGGAGGCAGAGATAGACATACAACCACTGGTGAGTGCAGCGAAAGCTTACGAGACATCGAGCATTAAAGAGCCGATGCAGCTGGGGAGCTGGGTGGCGAGCAAAGAGAACACGTTGGTGAGCGATGGAATAATCTCACAGGAAGAAGGGAAAGTGAAACAAGACATATCACTCAGGCTTCAAAAGGTGGAGAGAGGTGTTCTTGAGATACAACTTGAATGTGTTCCTCTCACTCAATGA
- the LOC103848942 gene encoding rhomboid-like protein 19 yields MSSPGITSMFTNFTKLCKGLALVLVVGHLLVQFVPATVPYLALIPARTIPFGWNLITSGYFELSVHGVVISTVSLLFMGKFLEPVWGSKEFLKFIFVVNFLTYLCVFVTAIALYYITRLEIYLYMPFAGFHGVLAGLLVGIKQIIPDQEVLLVKIKAKWLPSITLVLSIASSFFTLNSAAYLPTLIFGTYMGWLYLRYFQRRTETKLRGDPSDDFAFSTFFPELLRPIIDPIASIFHRMLCGRSNATSEDHGYTTSGAPLPGSDSAEASRRRERGARALEERLATERLVPPRNKEELQSDALDSV; encoded by the exons ATGAGCTCTCCG GGAATAACGAGTATGTTCACAAATTTCACTAAGCTCTGCAAAGGACTCGCTCTGGTGCTTGTGGTGGGACACCTCCTGGTTCAGTTCGTTCCCGCCACCGTCCCTTACCTCGCTCTCATTCCGGCGAG GACTATTCCTTTTGGCTGGAACCTGATTACTAGCGGCTACTTTGAACTCTCTGTACATGGA GTTGTCATCAGCACGGTTTCTCTCCTCTTTATGGGGAAGTTTCTGGAGCCTGTGTGGGGttccaaggagtttcttaagttCATCTTTGTGGTGAACTTCCTTACGTATCTCTGTGTTTTCGTCACAGCCATTGCTTTGTACTACATTACAAGGCTCGAAATCTACCT ATATATGCCCTTTGCAGGTTTTCATGGTGTCTTGGCAGGCCTTCTTGTCGGGATTAAGCAGATAATACCTGACCAGGAGGTGTTGCTCGTAAAGATCAAAGCAAAG TGGTTGCCCTCTATTACGCTAGTTTTGTCAATAGCCTCAAGCTTCTTCACACTAAATTCAGCAGCGTACCTTCCCACTTTGATATTCGGTACATATATGGGCTGGTTATACCTCAGATACTTTCAGAGGAGAACAGAGACAAAGCTCAGAGGTGATCCGAGTGATGACTTTGCCTTCTCTACTTTCTTTCCTGAACTTCTCAG ACCGATAATTGACCCTATAGCCTCAATCTTTCACCGGATGCTTTGTGGACGATCAAATGCCACCAGCGAGGACCATGGTTATACTACCAGCGGTGCTCCATTACCCGGTTCTGACTCTGCTGAAGCATCTAGGAGGAG AGAAAGAGGAGCAAGGGCTCTAGAGGAGAGACTTGCAACTGAAAGGTTGGTTCCTCCAAGGAACAAAGAAGAGTTACAGAGTGATGCTTTGGATAGCGTTTAA
- the LOC103849001 gene encoding rho GDP-dissociation inhibitor 1, translating to MDNNNKNNEENGNTSKTASDDEGVGSVGRQMSESSLCVTEEEEEDDSKLHLGPQYTIKEHLEKDKDDESLRKWKEQLLGSVDVTNIGETLDPEVRIISLVILSPGRPDIVLMVPENGNPKGMWFTLKEGSRYCLKFTFQVNNNIVSGLRYTNTVWKTGVKVDRGKEMLGTFSPQLEPYNHVMPEETTPSGMFARGSYSARTKFLDDDNKCYLEINYSFDIRKEWPAV from the exons atggacaacaacaacaagaacaatGAAGAGAACGGAAACACGTCCAAAACGGCGTCGGACGACGAGGGTGTTGGATCCGTGGGGAGACAGATGAGCGAGTCTTCTCTCTGCGttacggaagaagaagaagaagacgattcCAAATTACATTTGGGTCCTCAGTACACTATCAAGGAGCATCTTGAGAAGGACAAA GATGATGAGAGTCTGAGGAAGTGGAAGGAACAGCTTCTTGGAAGTGTTGATGTCACCAACATTGGAG AGACACTTGACCCTGAAGTGAGGATCATTAGCCTGGTAATCTTATCCCCTGGAAGACCAGACATTGTTCTTATGGTACCTGAGAATGGAAACCCAAAGGGGATGTGGTTTACTTTGAAAGAAGGGAGCAGGTACTGTTTGAAATTCACATTTCAGGTTAACAACAACATTGTCTCTGGTCTTAGGTACACCAATACCGTTTGGAAGACCGGTGTTAAAG TGGACAGAGGAAAGGAAATGCTTGGAACCTTTAGTCCTCAGCTGGAGCCATACAACCACGTGATGCCTGAAGAGACCACTCCTTCTGGAATGTTTGCTCGAGGATCTTATTCTGCTAGAACTAAG TTTCTTGATGATGATAACAAGTGCTACTTGGAGATCAACTACAGCTTTGACATCCGTAAAGAATGGCCTGCTGTTTGA
- the LOC103848973 gene encoding uncharacterized protein LOC103848973 → MARETSCLSRIAAGTAIGGALGGAVGAVHGTYQAIRLGVPGLMKIRYIGQTTIGSAAIFGLFLGAGSLIHCGK, encoded by the exons ATGGCGAGAGAAACTAGTTGTTTGAGCAGAATCGCTGCCGGAACTGCCATCGGCGGCGCACTTGGCGGCGCTGTAG GTGCTGTCCATGGAACTTACCAGGCGATTAGGTTGGGG GTCCCTGGGCTTATGAAGATAAGGTACATAGGGCAAACAACCATTGGCAGCGCAGCGATCTTCGGACTTTTCCTAGGTGCGGGAAGTTTGATACACTGTGGAAAATAA